The window AGCAGATAAAGCGAGAAAAATAACTTGTTATTTTAAATGATAAAATCTACAATTTTTAAAGAAGAACCAAGAAAGACACACATGGTCAAGCTACAAAGAGCACAAGGGGAATGCCTTGGCACTGGGAGCCGATGAAGGACGCGACTAACTGCGATAAGCTATGGGGAGCCGTAAGTAGGCATTGATCCATAGATTTCCGAATGGAGCAATCCGGCTGGAGTCATGTCCAGTCATCATACACTGAATTCATAGGTGTATGAGGGGAACCGCCTGAACTGAAACATCTAAGTAGGGCGAGGAAAAGACATCAAATGAGATTCCGCTAGTAGTGGCGAGCGAACGCGGAAGAGGCCAAACCGGGGGTAGCAATACTCCCGGGGTTCGGACAGCGATAAAATATGCAGGAATTTAGCAGAATGGCATGGGAAGGCCAACAAGATAGTGTGAGAGTCACGTATGCGAAAAAGGAATGCAATTAGCTGTATCCAGAGTACCGCCGGACACGTGAAACCCGGTGGGAATACGGGGGGACCACCCTCCAAGCCTAAATACTACCCAGTGACCGATAGTGAACAGTACTGTGAAGGAAAGGTGAAAAGGACCCCGGAAGGGGAGTGAAATAGAACCTGAAACCTTGTGCTTACAAGCACCGAGAGCCCGTCAACGGGTGATCGGGTACCTTTTGTAGAATGGTCCGGCGAGTGAATGTAACTGGCAAGGTTAAGGACTTCAGGTCCGGAGCCGTAGGGAAACCAAGTCTGAATAGGGCGTATGAAGTCAGTTGTATTCGACCCGAAACCGGGTGACCTACCCATGTCCAGGTTGAAGTGGGGGTAAAACCCCATGGAGGACCGAACCGACTCCTGTTGAAATAGTAGCGGATGAGGTGTGGGTAGCGGAGAAATTCCAATCGAACCCGGAGATAGCTGGTTCTCTCCGAAATAGCTTTAGGGCTAGCCTTGTATTAGATTACTGGAGGTAAAGCACTGAATGGTCTAGGGGCCGAAAGGCTACTGAAACCTATCAAACTCAGAATGCCAGATAATTGATGTACGGGAGTCAGACAGCGTGAGATAAGTTTCGTTGTCAAAAGGGAAACAGCCCAGACCCACAGCTAAGGTCCCCAAATATCGTTAAGTGGAAAAGGATGTGGAGTTGCACAGACAACCAGGATGTTGGCTTAGAAGCAGCCACTCATTAAAAGAGTGCGTAATAGCTCACTGGTCGAGTGACTCTGCGCCGAAAATTTATCGGGGCTAAACGATATACCGAAGCTTGGGATGGTACTTTTTAAGTACTATGGTAGGAGAGCGTTGAATAAGGGGTGAAGTCAGAGCGGAAGCGCTGGTGGACTTTATTCAAGTGAGAATGCCGGAATGAGTAGCGAGAAATGTGTGAGAATCATATTGGCCGAAAGTCTAAGGTTTTTGGAGGAAGGTTCGTCCGCTCCAAGTAAGTCGGGAGCTAAGGTGAGGCTGAGAAGCGTAGCCGATGCACATACGGTGGAAATTCCGTAACCGCCAAAAGATTTAAGTAAGAGGACACCTGCAAAGGGCATAACCCGGGCGATGGTTGACCCGGGCGTAAGGGACCGAAATTAGAGTAGGGAAGTATGCTTAGCGCAGGGCGAGAAAAGTCTTATGTATATCTTCGGCGCCCGTACCGCAAACCGACACAGGTAGATAGGAAGAGAATTCCAAGGCCAACGGGAGAAGGGTAGTTAAGGAACTCGGCAAATTGACCCCGTAACTTAGGGAAAAGGGGTGCCACAGCAATGTGGCCGCAGAGAATAGGCCCAGGCGACTGTTTAGCAAAAACACAGGTCTCTGCCAAATCGTAAGATGAAGTATAGGGGCTGACACCTGCCCGGTGCTGGAAGGTTAAGAGGAGATGTGCAAGCATTGAATTGAAGCCCCAGTAAACGGCGGCCGTAACTATAACGGTCCTAAGGTAGCGAAATTCCTTGTCGGGTAAGTTCCGACCCGCACGAATGGTGTAACGATCTGGGCACTGTCTCAATTACCCGCCCGGCGAAATTGTAGTACCGGTGAAGATGCCGGTTACCCGCGACAAGACGGAAAGACCCCATGGAGCTTTACTGCAGTTTAATATTGGGTTTCGGTAATTTATGTACAGGATAGGTGGGAGACTTGGAAGCAGGGGCGCTAGCCTCTGTGGAGTCAATGTTGGGATACCACTCTTAAGTTGCTGAAATTCTAACCTGCGGCCGTGAATCCGGCCGGGGGACATTGTTAGACGGGCAGTTTGACTGGGGCGGTCGCCTCCAAAAGAGTAACGGAGGCGCTCAAAGGTTAGCTCAGCACGGACGGAAACCGTGCTTTTGAGTGTAAACGCGTAAGCTAGCCTAACTGCGAGGGTGACGGCCCGAGCAGTAACGAAAGTTGGAGTTAGTGATCCGGCGGTATGAGAGTGGAATTGCCGTCGCTCAACGGATAAAAGCTACCCTGGGGATAACAGGCTGATCTCCCCCAAGAGTCCACATCGACGGGGAGGTTTGGCACCTCGATGTCGGCTCATCACATCCTGGGGCTGTATTCGGTCCCAAGGGTTCGGCTGTTCGCCGATTAAAGTGGTACGCGAGCTGGGTTCAGAACGTCGTGAGACAGTTCGGTCCCTATCTGTCGTGGGCGCAGGATATTTGAGGAGAGCTGTCCTTAGTACGAGAGGACCGGGATGGACGCACCGCTGGCGCACCAGTTGTCATGCCAATGGCACAGCTGGGCAACTACGTGCGGATCGGATAAACGCTGAAAGCATCTAAGCGTGAAGCCGACTCCAAGATTAGATATCCCATAGCATAAGCTAGTAAGGCCCCTTGAAGACTACAAGGTTGATAGGCTGCGTGTGTAAGTACAGTAATGTATTCAGCTTGGCAGTACTAATAGGCCGAGGGCTTGACCATAAGTTTTTCTTGGTACACCCTCTTTCCCGCTCTGTTTCTTTACTTTATTCAGTTTTCAGTGTACAAAAATGAAGAGCAAATGGACGTAAGTCCGAAGCGTGCAGGCTCAACCTGCCATATGCACCATTAGCTCAGTTGGTAGAGCACCTGACTCTTAATCAGGGTGTCCGGAGTTCGAGTCTCCGATGGTGCACCATGATAAGTCAGAATAGAGGCCAGCAGCCTCTGACCTCTTCGTCTGACGATGTGTAGTTATGGCCCGTTGGTCAAGCGGTTAAGACACCGGCCTCTCACGCCGATAACGGGAGTTCGATTCTCCCACGGGTCACCAATTTTAATTGCATATACTAAGTTTTTGTTTACACATAACCGGAGAATCGAACTCCGTACTGCCTAGGAGACCAATGGCAAATATTTACTGTGATTGCCTAAGGGAATCGCCGAAGGCGAATGCCGACTGCAAAGTCCTCCCACGGGTCACCAATTTTAATTGCATATACTAAGTTTTTGTTTACACATAACCGGAGAATCGAACTCCGTACTGCACAGGAGACCAATGGCAAAGATTTACTGTGATTGCCTAAGGGAATCGCCGAAGGCGAATGCCGACTGCAAAGTCCTCCCACGGGTCACCAAATATTGCGGTTATCTTTTTATGTTCACGTGCATATATTGACAAATAAATAACCTATTTACACAGTGATGTGATAAATACAGTTGGTACTGATTACGGTGAGGGTCCACCCGTTCCCATCCCGAACACGGAAGTTAAGCTCACTGGTGCCGAAGATACTTGGCTGGCGACGGCCCGGGACAATAGGAAGGCGCCAACATAAATATTCCTCAATAGCTCAGCCGGTAGAGCATGCGGCTGTTAACCGCAGGGTCGTTGGTTCGAGTCCAACTTGGGGAGCCAAGCAAAGATCGTCTTTTAGACGGTCTTTTTTTATTATATCCCAGATTACCACCTGAGCTTTGTAAAACTTGACAGACATGCTTTCGTTACCTATAATAATGTTAGAAAAAACAATAAGACTGCGAAGACGCAATGATATGCAATTTAGTAATCAATATACATTTAGAAAGGTATTGTGCCAATGAAATATACTCACGTCGTTTTTGATGTTGACGGAACCATGCTTGACAGTGAAGATGCTGTGCTTTTATCACTGCAAAAAACACTTTTAACCGTTCAGCAAAAAATGTACCCTTTAGAAGAACTTCGCTTTACGCTTGGGATACCGGGGATTGATGCTTTGACGCAGATGAAAGTAGACCATATTGAGGACGCTTTTCGCCTATGGGGAGATACGGAACTGGAATATTCTTATGCCATGAAGTTATTCGATGGCATTACTTCTACGCTTTTACAGCTAGAAGAAGATGGGATTTCACTTGGTATTATTACTTCACGGACAAGAGAGGAATTTGATGATACTTTTTCACCTCTTGGACTGAACCATTATTTTGAATATATCATTTGTGCTGAGGATTCTGCTGAACACAAACCAAATCCGGGGCCAATGCTGAAGTATTTGGAATTATCCGAAGCGCATGGAAAAGATGTGCTTTACATAGGTGATTCGGTTTATGATTGCAATTGCGCAAAAGGGGCAGGGGTGGACTTTGCACTTGCCTTGTGGGGATGCCGCGCTCCGGAAGGAATTTCTCCGGACTATGCTTTGGGCAAACCGCAGGAGATTCTGTCTTTATAAATTGTGGACCTGTTTTGCCTTCAGATTTTAAGCTAAAATTCTTGATATGGTTGATATTATCAGACTTATGCTTTATATTTTTAAGAAAAGAATGTTGAGGTGCGGTTATGATCGGAATAATAGGGGCTATGACGGTTGAAATTGAAAATTTAATTGCGGTAATGTCGGATAAGATCATGCAGACAATAAGCGGAGTAGTCTATTATACAGGGAAAATAGAAAATATTGATTGTGTTGTTGCGAAATGCGGAGTGGGAAAAGTAGCGGCAGCGATTTGCGCGCAGACGATGATTTTGAAATATCAGCCAAGTGCGGTTATTAATGTCGGCGTAGCCGGCGGAATCGGTGACAATGTCCATATCGGCGATATTGTTGTTTCAAGCGGGTTGGTGCAGCACGACATGGACACCACTGCAATCGGGGACGAAAGAGGCCTGATCAGCGGACTGAATATCATTACCATTCCGGCAAGTGAAAAATTGGTTGATCTCGTTGTGTCCACCGCAAGAAGAATTTATGGCGAAGGCGTACATGTTGGAATTATTGCAACGGGTGA of the uncultured Caproiciproducens sp. genome contains:
- a CDS encoding 5'-methylthioadenosine/adenosylhomocysteine nucleosidase produces the protein MIGIIGAMTVEIENLIAVMSDKIMQTISGVVYYTGKIENIDCVVAKCGVGKVAAAICAQTMILKYQPSAVINVGVAGGIGDNVHIGDIVVSSGLVQHDMDTTAIGDERGLISGLNIITIPASEKLVDLVVSTARRIYGEGVHVGIIATGDQFISDGDKLKNIAGEFKASACEMEGGSIAQVCYINHIDFVVIRAISDNANEAANIDFAAFAISSAHKTAELITEILPSI
- a CDS encoding HAD family hydrolase, with the translated sequence MKYTHVVFDVDGTMLDSEDAVLLSLQKTLLTVQQKMYPLEELRFTLGIPGIDALTQMKVDHIEDAFRLWGDTELEYSYAMKLFDGITSTLLQLEEDGISLGIITSRTREEFDDTFSPLGLNHYFEYIICAEDSAEHKPNPGPMLKYLELSEAHGKDVLYIGDSVYDCNCAKGAGVDFALALWGCRAPEGISPDYALGKPQEILSL